From Pseudobdellovibrio exovorus JSS, a single genomic window includes:
- a CDS encoding TrmH family RNA methyltransferase — protein MSKSIAKPLAKSTATQITSSSNSLFRIWKSLLTSKGIKEHRQFFLMGAKLIQEFLDQPVDGFHIEYLIYDSECPYDINCKKTQLTKELFQELDVLGTKSALLILSYHDFIEKDFSKEAQGLELICPLGDPRNLGALTRSATGLSAAEIILTKESTHPYLPQAMKASAGSALKMKFTRTALALNEIPLVGANYALALHGNKITDIQWPKSLRLWVGEEGPGLSLQHEQKKQIRFVNIPTQEVESLNAMVSTSIAIWEWKKAQK, from the coding sequence ATGTCTAAATCCATAGCTAAACCCCTTGCTAAATCTACAGCTACTCAAATTACATCTTCATCGAATTCTTTATTTCGTATTTGGAAGAGTCTTCTGACTTCAAAGGGTATCAAAGAGCATCGTCAGTTCTTCTTAATGGGCGCAAAACTCATTCAAGAATTTCTAGATCAACCAGTTGATGGTTTCCATATCGAATACCTCATTTATGATTCAGAGTGCCCATATGATATCAACTGTAAAAAAACTCAGCTCACAAAAGAACTTTTTCAAGAGCTTGATGTTTTAGGTACGAAGTCCGCACTGCTTATTCTTTCTTATCATGACTTTATTGAAAAAGATTTTTCTAAAGAGGCTCAAGGCCTTGAGTTGATTTGCCCCCTAGGTGACCCTCGAAACTTAGGTGCCTTAACACGCTCGGCAACAGGACTTTCTGCCGCTGAAATCATTCTAACAAAAGAATCAACTCACCCTTATTTACCACAGGCAATGAAAGCCTCTGCTGGGTCGGCTCTAAAAATGAAGTTCACACGCACCGCTTTAGCTTTGAATGAAATTCCCTTGGTAGGAGCTAACTACGCACTGGCTTTACATGGAAATAAAATCACAGATATCCAATGGCCCAAGAGTTTACGTCTGTGGGTCGGCGAAGAAGGACCCGGACTCAGCCTTCAGCACGAACAGAAAAAACAAATTCGCTTCGTGAACATCCCAACACAGGAAGTAGAATCCTTGAATGCCATGGTTTCCACCAGTATTGCGATCTGGGAATGGAAAAAAGCCCAAAAATAG
- a CDS encoding hydroxymethylglutaryl-CoA reductase, degradative, with amino-acid sequence MAQTIKKKLSDIFKGFSKFNYQERLKLLNEANVLSDQDMSYLKNGGLQDVNLAEKFVENVIGYFQLPMGVATNFNIDGKDLVIPMAVEETSIIAAASKTAKWVRESGSIKTETIGSDIIGQIQFAKVKDFAAFQKNVLLQKNYLIEMANREVAFGLVARGGGVSEIQVRQLSRGDGFDMAIVHIYMNPCDAMGANVINQVCEFLKEPLEQFTGEKVTMCILSNLVDSKITRATVTIENIEADLAEKIEEASRFAELDSYRAATNNKGVLNGIDPILIATGNDWRAVEAGIHAYACRDGQYRSITRWRKTDKGLVGVFEAPLIVGTVGGVTTLHPSAKLSMKMLGVTSANELARIMAAVGLVQNLGALRALTTVGIIEGHMKLHIKNLSLGAGATETEMPLVVKKLEEILALRKRISLSNAIEVLKDLRKQANP; translated from the coding sequence ATGGCACAAACCATTAAAAAGAAACTGTCTGATATATTTAAAGGGTTTTCTAAGTTCAATTATCAAGAACGTCTGAAGTTATTAAACGAGGCGAATGTTCTTTCTGATCAAGATATGAGCTACCTTAAAAATGGTGGTTTGCAAGATGTGAATTTAGCAGAAAAATTTGTCGAAAATGTTATCGGATATTTTCAATTACCAATGGGAGTGGCGACTAATTTTAACATCGACGGAAAAGACCTTGTAATTCCAATGGCAGTTGAAGAGACATCGATCATTGCTGCCGCCAGTAAAACAGCGAAGTGGGTGCGTGAAAGTGGCTCGATTAAAACAGAGACTATTGGCTCGGATATCATTGGTCAGATTCAGTTTGCTAAAGTAAAAGATTTTGCCGCTTTTCAAAAAAATGTACTTCTACAAAAAAACTATCTGATTGAAATGGCTAATCGTGAAGTGGCCTTTGGGTTAGTAGCTCGTGGTGGCGGTGTTAGCGAAATTCAAGTTCGCCAGTTAAGTCGTGGTGATGGTTTTGATATGGCTATTGTCCATATCTATATGAACCCATGTGACGCTATGGGCGCAAATGTCATCAATCAAGTCTGTGAGTTTTTGAAAGAACCACTAGAGCAATTCACTGGTGAAAAAGTAACGATGTGTATTCTGTCGAATCTTGTAGATTCTAAAATCACAAGAGCTACTGTCACTATCGAAAACATCGAAGCTGATCTGGCCGAAAAAATTGAAGAGGCGTCACGTTTTGCTGAATTAGATTCTTATCGTGCAGCAACGAATAATAAAGGTGTGTTGAACGGGATTGATCCTATATTGATTGCGACTGGAAATGACTGGCGCGCGGTCGAAGCCGGAATCCATGCCTATGCTTGTCGGGATGGACAGTATCGCTCAATCACACGCTGGCGTAAGACCGATAAGGGCTTAGTCGGGGTATTTGAAGCTCCACTCATTGTTGGAACTGTTGGCGGAGTAACAACTTTACATCCTTCAGCGAAACTTTCTATGAAGATGCTAGGAGTGACCTCGGCTAATGAATTAGCGCGTATTATGGCCGCGGTGGGGCTTGTGCAAAATTTAGGTGCTTTAAGAGCTCTAACAACAGTTGGAATTATTGAAGGACACATGAAGTTGCATATCAAAAATTTGTCTTTAGGTGCAGGAGCTACCGAGACCGAGATGCCTTTAGTTGTAAAAAAATTAGAAGAAATTCTGGCTCTCAGAAAACGAATTTCATTATCAAATGCAATTGAGGTCTTGAAGGACCTTAGAAAACAGGCCAATCCTTAG
- a CDS encoding polyprenol monophosphomannose synthase, protein MKKLVIIPTYNELDNMKVMLPTLMELDANFDVLVVDDSSPDKTADFVREFAATQPRVNLLLRNQKNGLGQAYIAGFKWGLERKYDALVEMDADFSHRPVDLVKLLKALDTEHVVVGSRYVEGGATLNWGFIRKLISRGGGLYSRLILGYPTQDWTGGFNGWRAQVLRDINLDSIRSNGYSFQIELKYKAQRAGYKVQELPIVFEDRRVGQSKMSLKIVLEAFYKVWLIRS, encoded by the coding sequence ATGAAAAAACTGGTGATTATTCCGACATACAATGAATTAGATAACATGAAAGTCATGCTACCAACTTTGATGGAGCTAGATGCCAACTTTGACGTCTTAGTTGTCGATGATTCTTCACCAGATAAAACTGCAGACTTCGTACGTGAATTTGCGGCAACTCAGCCTCGAGTAAATCTCTTGTTGAGAAATCAAAAAAATGGTTTGGGGCAAGCCTATATTGCCGGCTTTAAATGGGGACTTGAAAGAAAATATGATGCTCTTGTAGAAATGGATGCGGACTTTTCACATCGTCCTGTGGACCTAGTGAAGCTTTTAAAGGCTTTAGATACAGAACACGTTGTCGTGGGCTCAAGATACGTAGAAGGTGGAGCTACATTGAACTGGGGCTTTATTCGCAAGCTGATTTCTCGTGGTGGTGGTTTGTATTCGCGTCTTATTTTGGGCTATCCCACGCAAGATTGGACAGGCGGTTTTAATGGATGGCGGGCTCAAGTCCTGCGCGATATTAATTTAGATTCTATCCGCTCTAATGGTTATAGTTTCCAAATTGAATTAAAGTACAAAGCTCAACGTGCAGGTTATAAAGTTCAGGAATTGCCAATCGTTTTTGAAGATAGACGAGTAGGACAAAGCAAGATGTCTTTGAAAATTGTGTTGGAAGCATTCTATAAAGTGTGGCTGATCCGCTCGTAA
- a CDS encoding diphosphomevalonate/mevalonate 3,5-bisphosphate decarboxylase family protein — MWVESSAPSNIALIKYMGKTDVKSNRPTNSSFSFCLEKLRTFVRVRQNPELTQDVWRAYQRKDLRPIELSERGLEKFLNHFSFLKKEFKIEGFFEIESANNFPSDCGLASSASSYAALTLALHDWLIQNSADGKLGYRPKELAKLSQKGSGSSCRSFFSPWSLWHADGAESIQIPYQSLKHQVLLCDESIKSVSSSEAHVRVLTSDLFRGRVERVEARLQHLIEALRKENWKSAYEICWNEFWDMHTLFHTSVPSFMYMNDMTLKALRLLHDRWSVKQDGPLITMDAGSNIHLLYRPDQQSAYEEVLAEFRPLMPLWTDEGYLEKQ; from the coding sequence ATGTGGGTTGAGTCTTCAGCGCCTTCTAATATTGCGCTTATTAAATATATGGGAAAGACGGATGTAAAAAGCAATCGTCCGACTAACTCTTCTTTTTCTTTTTGTCTTGAAAAGCTACGTACATTTGTACGGGTTAGGCAGAATCCAGAACTCACTCAGGATGTATGGAGGGCTTATCAGCGGAAAGACCTGCGTCCGATTGAACTCAGTGAGCGTGGTTTAGAAAAATTCCTCAACCACTTTTCTTTTCTTAAGAAAGAATTCAAAATTGAAGGTTTCTTTGAAATCGAATCTGCAAATAATTTTCCTTCCGATTGCGGACTGGCAAGTTCGGCTTCTAGCTATGCGGCTTTAACTCTGGCATTACATGATTGGTTAATTCAGAATTCGGCAGATGGGAAGTTAGGTTATCGTCCGAAAGAACTTGCAAAGCTTTCGCAAAAAGGTTCGGGTTCGTCTTGTCGATCTTTTTTCTCTCCGTGGTCACTGTGGCATGCAGATGGTGCGGAATCGATACAAATTCCTTATCAGAGCTTGAAACATCAAGTTTTACTCTGCGATGAGAGCATTAAATCTGTTTCTTCAAGTGAGGCCCATGTTCGCGTATTGACCTCAGATCTTTTTAGAGGCCGTGTAGAGCGCGTAGAAGCAAGATTACAGCATTTGATCGAAGCTCTTAGAAAAGAAAACTGGAAAAGTGCCTATGAGATCTGTTGGAATGAATTTTGGGATATGCACACGCTATTTCATACTTCTGTTCCGTCGTTCATGTACATGAATGATATGACGTTAAAGGCATTGCGCCTGCTACATGACAGATGGTCGGTCAAACAGGATGGACCTCTGATCACAATGGATGCTGGAAGTAATATACATCTTTTATATCGTCCAGATCAGCAGTCGGCTTATGAGGAAGTCTTAGCTGAGTTTCGTCCTTTAATGCCTTTATGGACAGATGAGGGTTATCTTGAAAAACAATGA
- a CDS encoding mevalonate kinase produces the protein MKNNDALTVDFEVRVPGKWILAGEHAVLRGCEAVVFPLESRYLQLQYSRKDSDLELQISGEKSAELELIIWSVIEKALKLLGLRRSELKGLVDMRSHIALGGGMGASATLCVALTEWLHYLGFVPHENKFSFARDLENLFHGESSGVDVAVTLARKPLVFLRDKGFSEIQIAQMPYLYLSYSGERGVTKDCIEKVKNIFVESPELAISIDRQMQDAVSEFKALLQSKVHSELQNEGTLLNWIKTMRKANNCFEQWGLVTENVKKHQKTLLDAGALAVKLTGSGGGGYVLSLWEKPLTTEPQKTQLANELGSEMIACFPE, from the coding sequence TTGAAAAACAATGATGCGCTCACTGTAGACTTCGAGGTCCGTGTTCCGGGCAAATGGATACTGGCCGGTGAACATGCTGTTTTGCGCGGCTGCGAGGCCGTTGTATTTCCTTTAGAGTCACGCTACTTGCAACTTCAGTACAGTCGTAAAGATTCTGATTTAGAGCTGCAAATTTCCGGAGAAAAAAGTGCTGAGCTGGAACTGATTATCTGGTCAGTGATCGAAAAAGCCCTGAAGTTATTAGGTCTGCGTCGTTCAGAGCTTAAAGGGCTTGTTGACATGAGATCCCATATTGCGCTTGGCGGGGGCATGGGAGCATCGGCTACATTGTGTGTGGCTTTAACCGAGTGGTTACACTATCTGGGATTTGTACCGCATGAAAATAAATTTTCATTTGCTCGCGACCTAGAAAACCTATTTCACGGCGAAAGCAGCGGGGTAGACGTAGCGGTAACATTGGCTAGAAAACCATTAGTTTTTTTACGGGATAAAGGTTTTTCAGAAATCCAAATAGCACAGATGCCATATCTCTATCTATCTTATTCAGGTGAGCGTGGTGTGACAAAAGATTGTATTGAAAAGGTAAAGAACATTTTCGTTGAGAGCCCTGAGTTAGCTATTTCTATAGATAGACAAATGCAAGATGCCGTATCCGAATTCAAAGCATTGTTGCAAAGCAAAGTACATAGTGAATTACAGAATGAAGGCACATTGTTGAATTGGATCAAGACTATGCGTAAAGCTAATAATTGTTTTGAGCAGTGGGGACTTGTTACCGAAAATGTAAAAAAACATCAAAAAACTTTACTCGATGCGGGCGCGCTTGCTGTTAAACTGACAGGCTCTGGTGGCGGTGGCTATGTGCTGAGTTTGTGGGAAAAGCCACTGACGACGGAGCCGCAGAAGACTCAGTTAGCAAATGAATTGGGCAGTGAAATGATTGCCTGCTTTCCTGAATAA
- the fni gene encoding type 2 isopentenyl-diphosphate Delta-isomerase, with amino-acid sequence MKTSFDDFEKRKKDHIRLALDEGTQALTSSGFNRIRLIHQALPEFSFNDVNLNVKLLDRDFSSPHFVSSMTAGHENSYKINLNLARAAVANNWLMAVGSQRRELTDAAAVQEWKNINSDVAGLNLISNIGILELLSHPTENVLKLVENLGAIGIFVHLNPLQELFQGNPQVDMTGALKAIEELVKQSTVPVLVKEVGFGINTDLSRRLFSVGVKIVDVSGNGGTHWGQLEAMRQEQGSLLANTAYAFRDWGQSTVECLLDLQDQNLFSHIWASGGVRSGVDSAKCLALGARAVGIAQPLMKAAVVSEEETIKTMQQFDFQLKAAMYCSGLKKCEDFLHQKVWYGTNH; translated from the coding sequence ATGAAGACATCTTTTGACGATTTTGAAAAAAGAAAAAAAGATCATATTCGTCTGGCATTAGATGAAGGAACTCAAGCTTTAACCAGCTCGGGATTCAATCGTATTCGTCTTATTCATCAAGCCTTGCCAGAGTTTTCATTTAATGATGTTAACCTTAATGTAAAACTTCTGGATCGCGATTTTTCATCACCGCACTTTGTTTCTTCTATGACGGCGGGACATGAAAATAGTTATAAAATTAATCTTAACCTTGCACGAGCAGCAGTAGCTAATAATTGGTTGATGGCTGTAGGTTCGCAGCGCCGTGAACTGACGGATGCGGCTGCGGTACAAGAATGGAAAAATATCAATTCTGATGTGGCAGGTTTAAATCTCATATCCAATATTGGAATTCTTGAGCTGTTATCGCATCCAACTGAAAATGTTCTAAAGTTAGTAGAAAATCTTGGAGCAATTGGCATTTTTGTCCATCTTAACCCTCTGCAAGAGTTGTTTCAGGGAAATCCTCAAGTCGATATGACTGGAGCTTTAAAGGCTATTGAAGAATTAGTGAAGCAAAGCACAGTGCCTGTTCTAGTAAAAGAAGTGGGCTTTGGTATCAACACCGATCTTAGTCGTCGTCTTTTCTCGGTCGGAGTTAAAATTGTGGATGTCTCTGGAAATGGGGGAACTCACTGGGGACAGCTAGAGGCGATGAGGCAAGAACAGGGAAGTCTGTTAGCTAATACAGCCTATGCGTTCCGTGATTGGGGACAATCGACAGTTGAGTGTCTTCTTGATCTACAAGATCAAAATCTTTTCAGTCATATTTGGGCTTCAGGCGGAGTTCGTAGCGGAGTTGATTCTGCTAAATGCCTAGCTTTAGGGGCTCGTGCTGTGGGAATCGCGCAGCCATTAATGAAAGCCGCCGTTGTGAGTGAAGAGGAAACTATAAAAACCATGCAGCAATTTGATTTCCAATTGAAAGCGGCTATGTATTGCTCTGGTTTAAAAAAATGTGAAGATTTTCTTCATCAGAAGGTGTGGTATGGCACAAACCATTAA